A DNA window from Pristis pectinata isolate sPriPec2 chromosome 29, sPriPec2.1.pri, whole genome shotgun sequence contains the following coding sequences:
- the LOC127584229 gene encoding phosphoglycerate mutase 2, with the protein MACYKLVIVRHGESTWNQENRFCGWFDADLSEKGLDEATRGAKALKEAGYQFDVCYTSVLKRAIRTLWIILDGIDQMWLPVTRTWRLNERHYGGLTGLNKAETAAKHGEEQVKIWRRSFDIPPPPMDEKHPYYSIISKARRYAGLTSSELPSCESLKDTIARALPFWNEVIAPQIKAGKRVLIAAHGNSLRGIVKHLEGMSDAAIMELNLPTGIPIVYELDADLKPTKPMQFLGDEATVKAAMEAVAAQGKVKK; encoded by the exons ATGGCTTGCTACAAGCTGGTGATCGTGCGACACGGCGAGAGCACCTGGAACCAGGAGAACCGCTTCTGCGGCTGGTTCGACGCCGACCTGAGCGAGAAGGGGCTGGACGAGGCGACCCGCGGGGCCAAGGCCCTGAAGGAGGCCGGCTACCAGTTCGACGTGTGCTACACCTCGGTGCTGAAGCGCGCCATCCGCACCCTCTGGATCATCCTGGACGGCATCGACCAGATGTGGCTGCCCGTCACCCGCACCTGGCGCCTCAACGAGCGCCACTACGGCGGCCTGACCGGCCTCAACAAGGCCGAGACGGCCGCCAAGCACGGCGAGGAGCAGGTGAAGATCTGGCGGCGCTCCTTCGACATTCCCCCGCCGCCCATGGACGAGAAGCACCCGTACTACAGCATCATCagcaag GCAAGGCGCTATGCAGGACTAACATCTTCTGAGCTACCAAGCTGTGAGAGTCTGAAGGATACGATTGCACGAGCCTTGCCTTTCTGGAATGAAGTGATTGCACCACAGATTAAGGCAGGAAAGCGTGTCCTGATTGCAGCCCATGGAAACAGTTTGCGTGGCATAGTCAAGCATCTGGAGG GGATGTCAGATGCTGCAATCATGGAACTCAACCTGCCAACGGGTATTCCAATTGTTTACGAGCTGGATGCTGATCTGAAGCCCACCAAGCCCATGCAGTTCCTGGGAGATGAGGCGACTGTAAAAGCAGCTATGGAGGCTGTAGCAGCTCAGGGAAAAGTCAAGAAGTGA